From uncultured Methanobrevibacter sp., a single genomic window includes:
- a CDS encoding KamA family radical SAM protein, whose product MRYGIIDINREKSLIRSNELDKIALGDMEHKSKVRLGFSDFSKKLYSNTKNKILKELNATEEDWNDYKWQLKNRISDVDEISKYVNLTDEEYENIKRVSEEHRFAITPYYFSLIDFNNPNCPIKLQSIPDIRELDEDGHLDPMNEEQSNPSGKITRRYPNKLIINVTNACPMYCRHCQRRRLFGNFDKNSSKEDLDESIEFIENHPTIREVLVTGGDALLLSNDRLEYIFSRLSKINHVDVIRIGTRVIVTLPFRIDEELAVLLRKYKVQVSTQFNHASEITPEAVKAIDMLVDHGVLIRNQMVLLHNVNDDKYCIQKTNEELQKYRVISYYLFHPKDVKSTKHFQVDISKGLEIMKHLEGRTSGMCKPTYVFNSPGGYGKIPLVPVENIEYQKDGYKLTTWENNEITYDYK is encoded by the coding sequence ATGAGGTATGGTATTATAGATATCAATAGAGAAAAGTCATTAATTCGTTCCAATGAGCTTGATAAAATAGCTTTGGGAGATATGGAACATAAATCAAAAGTCAGATTAGGCTTTAGTGATTTTTCTAAAAAATTATATTCCAATACTAAAAATAAAATACTAAAGGAATTGAATGCAACTGAAGAAGACTGGAATGATTATAAATGGCAATTAAAAAATCGTATCAGTGATGTTGATGAAATTTCCAAGTATGTAAATCTAACTGATGAAGAATATGAAAATATAAAAAGGGTCAGTGAAGAGCACAGGTTTGCAATCACTCCATATTATTTTTCATTGATTGATTTTAACAATCCAAATTGTCCGATAAAATTACAGTCCATTCCAGATATCAGGGAACTGGATGAGGACGGACACTTGGATCCTATGAATGAGGAACAGTCAAATCCCTCAGGAAAAATTACAAGAAGATATCCTAATAAATTGATTATTAATGTTACCAATGCTTGTCCTATGTATTGCCGGCACTGCCAGCGACGCAGATTATTTGGCAATTTCGATAAAAATTCTTCTAAAGAAGATCTTGATGAATCAATTGAATTTATTGAAAATCATCCGACTATAAGGGAAGTATTGGTTACAGGAGGAGACGCTCTGCTTCTGTCTAATGATAGGTTGGAATATATATTTTCTAGATTATCCAAGATAAATCATGTTGATGTAATAAGAATAGGTACAAGGGTAATTGTAACTCTACCATTCAGAATCGATGAAGAGCTTGCAGTTCTTCTTAGAAAATACAAGGTGCAGGTTTCAACCCAATTCAACCACGCATCTGAAATTACTCCGGAGGCTGTAAAAGCAATCGATATGCTTGTTGACCATGGAGTGCTCATCAGAAATCAGATGGTGCTTCTTCATAACGTCAATGATGACAAGTACTGCATACAAAAAACCAATGAAGAGCTTCAGAAGTATCGCGTTATATCATATTATCTGTTCCATCCGAAAGATGTTAAAAGCACTAAGCACTTTCAGGTTGATATCTCCAAAGGTTTGGAGATTATGAAGCATCTTGAAGGCAGAACAAGCGGTATGTGCAAGCCGACATATGTATTCAATTCACCGGGAGGGTACGGTAAAATACCTCT